Part of the Candidatus Methanosuratincola sp. genome, AAGTCCGGCTGCTTCGGCTCTATCCCGTTAAGTAGCCTTAGTAGGGCCTCCGTGAACTCCTCCGCGCTGACCGGGCAACCGCTCAGTTCAAAGTCCACGTTCACATACGACGAAAGAGGCTCCGCCTCGAAGACCTCCAAATCTTTCAACCTCCTTCTAGTTAGGTCTACGCTCCTTGATGCGCTATAGGCTATGTTGCCGCATGAGGCGCACGTCCCGAGTGCGACTATAAAACTCGAGTTCTCCCTTATCCTCGAGATCCTCCTCCTGTCAAGGCTTGTCACCACTGCCCCCTCGACGAAGGCTATGTCGACCCTCGGAACCTTGTCTCCCCCGACCGGCTCGCGGACGAGCTTGAAGTAGTCGATGTCGAAGATCCTCCACAGCGCTTCGAGGTTGGGGCCGAGGTTGGTGATCAGCGTCGTGAGGCACCCCTCGCAGGAGGTCAGGGAATAGAATGCTGCCTTCATTTTATTCACCTATCGAATCAAGTGATATCTCGTCGAGCGAGAAGACCGGCCCGTCCCTGCACACGTGCCATCCGCCTGGTATAATGCACCTCGCACACTTTCCTATACCGCACTTCATGTGCCTCTCCAGCGAGACAAAGATCTGGTCTGTCTTGATCCCCCTCCCGAGCAGTTCGCCTGCGACGCTCCTCATCACAAGAGGGGACCCGCAAAGGATGGCAACCTGCCCTTCCCCCTTCACAACTCCGTTCAGGTGATCCGTCACCCTGCCCCTAAGCCCGCCCCATTCTGGCGAAGCCTTGCTCAGCGTGACCATCAAGTTCATCTTATCGGTCCAGGACTTCATCTCGTCCCTGTACACCAGATCCTCTGGGAAGCGTGCCCCGTAGAGGAGGTTGACCTCGTTGAATTCCTCCCTGTGCTCGACTATGAAGAGTATAAGCGACCTCAGTGCCGCGATGCCTATGCCAGTCCCGACTATGAGGAGGTCCTTGCCCAACATCCGGCTGACAGGGAAAGGTCTTCCGAACGGGCCCCTTATCCCGACGACGTCCCCGGGCCTCATGTAATGCGAGGCGATCGTCACAAGCCCGCGCCTGATTATAGTTAGGTCAAGGTGCTTCTGTTCGCTTGGAGAAGATGCTATGCAGAACGGAGCCTCGCCCACACCTGGGAGGAGGAGCTGGACGAACTGGCCAGGCAGGAACTCTGCCTTCCAGTTGTAGAGCCTAAGCCTGAGTGTCTTGGTTTCAAGGCTCTCGTTCTTGACCGCCACGACCGTGGCTGACTTCGGGACGTAGGGGTTCACGTCAGCCTTCATTTTGCTCACTCCCTACAGTCCTACGCATGTCTATGCCAGCCGGGCAGAAGGCGATGCAGTTGCCGCAGCCGACACATCCAGGGATCCCAAATGCCTTTACAGAGAACGGGAACTTGTGCTTTAGCCTCCACCTGTACCTCTCCTCCTTCGTCTTCAGGAAGATGCTCCCGCCGGCTATCATGCTGTAGCACCTTCGCTGGCACGACATCCTCCTCCTCACCCTCTCCACATTCGAGGGATCCACCAAGTGGAACCTGTCCTCAATATCCGAACAGTAGCACGTGGGGCATGTTACCGTGCAGGCTGCACATAGGGTGCAGGAATCCAATCCCTCAACCCCGCCGCGGTCTATCTCAACCTCGGACGCACGGATGCTGAACGAGCCCCTCATTTTGGGGGGCCTCTCTTCGAAAGGAATGTCCTCTGCTGGCATGTCGAGCCTGGATGCTACTCTCTCTCCCGCCTCAGACCTGGGCTGCAGCAGGAACCCGTCCTCTGATCTCCTTATGAGGATGTCGCAATGGTCCCCCTCCAGTTTCCAGGAGCCTGCGGGGACACAGAAGCAGTAGTCGTCGCCCTCCTCGCACTCTAGCACTGCCGCGAACATTTTCTCCCTCCGGGCCATGTAATAAGGGTCTGCAGGGTCGCTCAGCATTACCCTGTCCAGGTACCTGATCGAGTTGGCATGGCAGGGGTGGATCGCGAAGAATGCGAGACGCTCGGTCGGGGCGGTGTACTCTGCGTTTATGGTGACCGGACACGGTCCCTCCACAGTTGGGAACCTGATCTTCAGCCCGTAGGAGGTGACCGTTGCCGTACTCCTGTACCTGTAGAGCACCTCGCCATCTGGAAGCAAAAAATCCCTAGGTGAATTGATCGTTCGGACATAGTCGAGTTTCATCCGTGCGCCGGAGGTGAAGTCCGCAAATTTCGTGACGCCGTTCCCCTCCGTCGGGACTATTACGCGGTATCCCATCTCGCCCAGTATTGAAGGAAGACGGAGAAGATCCCCCTCTTTCACCCTGATCAAGCTACCACTTTCCTGTGCTCTGTTTTATAAATGCTCGATATAACGGTTATTAAGCACGTTTTAGTTCTTCTATATCAGCCTTTTCTTAGAGACAATTGCCTTTCGTACTGGGTAAAGCAGGTCGCATTTGGCGAAAAAATAAAGAAAAGTAAGTGAGGGAGATCTGTGACTGTGCTATTGCTGCCTTCCGCATACCCTCCCCGCGATCACCATCCCGGGGTACGTGAGCCTTAAAGGTAGCCCCTTTTCAGCAGCGCTGCCCGCCTCTATCAGGCACGCATCCCTCAGGTTCTTCAGGCTCCACTTCACTGTAGACTCGGGAAGACTTAGCTCCTTCGAGAGCGTTCTTACATACCAGGAATATGTTTTGGGGTCTCCATTTGCCTCTCTGCAGAGTATGTACCTAAGGATCTGTTGCTGCGCTTCGGTCATTACTTTCTCTGCAAGCCTTACAAGGGACTCTTCAAGAATTTCAGAGGGGCGTATGGTGGATCTGACGCGGGTTTCAACAGAAAAGGCGTACACCTTTACTCATTTTTTGCCCTCCAGTATGGACTTGTTAACCATTCCATTCGAATGTATTTAAAGATGACGCATGCCTTTTGAACGTTCTTTAAAAGCCGCTTAGGTTTATAAAGGGATCTTGCATCTAAACTGACTTCATATCGAGCAGGGACGCGTCTATGGTCAACGGGCTTTCTGTGGCATCCAACAGGGACTTCCGGCTGATGATGATGTCGGTAGCAGTCTTCGCTATGACGGACGGGCTGACATACACCATACTTCAGCTGTACCTCAAGTCTGTTGGATTCACCGGGACCAACGTCGGGAGGTTCGTGCTGATCCAAGGGATCTCGGCAGCCCTGCTCTTGTTGCCCTTCGGAATGATGTCAGATAGGATGGACAGAAGGAAACTGGTCGCGCTCGGCGTTGCCTCAAGCTCTACCGCAGTACTGATCGTGGTTACTGCTCGAGAGGAGCCCCTGATCATGCTGGCCGCCTCGCTGTTTGGCCTGGGGAGCGCGTTGTACTCTCCTTCCTTAAGCGCGCTCATATCGGAGAAGGTGGAGGACAGCGACCTTGAGGCAGCATACACGTTCCAGTCGGTCCTTGTCCAGGCGGTCTACGGCTTGAGCGCAATGATCGGGTGGATACCCGAGCTCCTTGCGGGTTCGGGATACGCTCTTCCCGATGCGTACAGGATCAGCATAATCTGGCTGGTGCCGATGGGCTTTGCCGCGGTCTTCCCGGTGCTCAGGGTAAACAAGCCGAAGGGTAGGACTGGAAAGGGCCTTAGGATAAGCAGGAACCCCGTGATCATCAGGGTAACATTCACGCAGATCCTGATCGGATTCGGAGCCGGCCTCTCAATCCCGATGCTCTCATACTACCTGAGCACCAAGTTCGGGGTCGAATCGGGGCCAATAGGTACGGTCAATTCGATTGTGAGCTTCCTTGCAATACCCTTCTTCTTCCTTGCCCCCTCGCTGGCGCACAGGATCGGCTCGCTCAAGGCGATCGTTGTGCCCCAGGTTCTTTCAATACCTCTCATGGCGCTCATCCCACTCAGCCCGAACTTTGGGGCTGCTGCCATATTGTTCGTCTCCCGCCAGATACTGATGAACATGTCCTCTCCCCTGCTCACGGCGTTCATAATGAGGTACGCCAGCCCCAGCGAGAGAGCCACGACGTCCGCACTTACGGCAATCGCCTGGAGGATCCCGAACTCGATAGCCGCACAGATCGGCGGATCCCTCTTTGATTACAGTTTGGACCTCCCGCTATATGCAACATCAGCGATCTACTCCGTCTACATTACGGTCTTCTTCATCCTATTCAGGAGAATGGAGAAGAGATCGCCATGATCTTCCTTCTGCTAAAGCAGCATGGCAGACCCCGTTCCACAATGTTGGATTATCGCTATCCATTGTAATTGACATCAAGAATGGAAACGACCGGGAGCATATCGGGAAAGAAAAAATGAATCGAAAAAGATCAGTCTGCTTTCTTGGCCTTGAAACTTATCCTTGCAGTCATTATCCTCTCCGAGCTGAAGATCTTCGCTGCTATGTAAAGCATAGCCAGCGTAAAGAACGCCATGTAGACCAGCCCTATTAGGCTCATCCCGTAGTTCCCGGTTATGAGCGCTTGAGATGCAAGTGCAGGGTAGGTGAATGGGATCAGGTAGAGCAATATCTGCATTGCCTGGGGGAGGGCGCTGAGGTCGCCCATCATCATGAATATGGCCGGAAGGAAGACCGGGACGATCACAATGCCGATTATGGACTGGGCACCCCTGACGTCCTGCGCCAACGTCCCTAGTGTAAGTGCAATTGCCAGAGCCGAAATTAGGGCTCCGAATATGGAAAGGCCGAGGATCAGGTATCCCTCTGGACTTGGTATCAGCTTCAGGCCCGCCTCTCCAAGATCCCCTGTCGCCGCCCCCGTGCTACCAAGAACAGCGCCTATGTAATAGGTGAAGGCAAACACGTTGGCCACCGTTGCCATCAGAGCCACGGTGACGGATCCTGCGAGCTTTCCGAAGAGTATGCTCATCCTGCTCACGGGCACGGTCAGCAGCGTCTCGAGCGTCTTTGCCTCCTTCTCGATCGCTATCGATGTCGCTGCGATCTGCATCGCGAGTATGAGCACAAGCATAATTACGATCGGTCCCATGAGCGTCTGCATCTGGACGGTAGTCTGGAGGACGGCAGGGCTGAGCCGGAACGCCTCGCCTTTTACTATCGACCTGTAGTCCTGCCTGATCGGGTTCAGCAGGGAATTCGGGTCCTTCCCTGGGACTTCCTCCGAGACGATCTGCCTGACCAGCTCGGTGTCGAAGCTGTTTAAAATCTGATCAACACGGCCTGACTTTATGAACTCTACCATCGAGAAGTCCTTAAAATTGATGTACATGACCACTCCTGACCAGTTGCCGCCGGTGATATTGCTGGAGAAGCCTTCCGGGATGTGGAGCAAGACGTCGCCGCCTGAAAGGAGCCCTAGGCTCGATTCAGGGGGTCCGGCAAGCTGCCTGATCTCCACGTAGTTTGCGTTGAAGTACTCAAGTAGCCTTTGGGAGAGGGGGCCGCCGTCGTCGTCGACCACATAGATCGAGAGGTTCCCGTACGCCTTTTCGATCGTGGAGCCTGTGGAAACGCTTATCGCGGCACCCATCAGCGGCAGCAGCAGTGCGGGGAATATGATGATGCCTACCAAGATCTTGGGATCCCTTAGGAGATCTTTGATCTCCTTTATTACAAGGAGCCTGAGCCCGCTAGGCAAACCCGACCACCCTCATGAAAGCCTCCTCAAGCGTTTCTGCTCCGTACTTTGAGATCAGCTGATCGGGGTGGCCGATTTCGACCACCTTCCCCTCGTTTATGAACGCGACCCTGTCGCACATCTTCTCGACCTCCAGCATGTTGTGGCTGGAGAGCAGCACCGTGATCCTGTTCTTGTCCGCGTATTCCTTGATCAGCCGCCTCAGCTGGAACGCATGCGTCACATCCAGCCCGGAGGTCGGCTCGTCCAGTATTGCGAGCTTGGGCTTCACCATGAGCGCTCGCGCCAGCTGGAGCCTCCTCTTCATCCCCTTACTGTAAGCTGAGGATTTCTCCTTCAGCCTCTCGCCGAGTCCTGAAATTCTCATTCCTTCCTCCAGTGCTGACTTCACTTCGTCCTCGCTTCCGTAGTAGAAAGAAGCCATGAACTTGAGGTACTCGAGACCGGTGAGGTTCTGGTACGCCCCTGCCTCCTCTGGGAGATAGCTGATCAGACGCCTGACCTCGGAAGCCTCCCTCACGACGTCCTTGCCGCATACCATCACCTGCCCCGAGGTCGGCTTTATGATCGTGGCGATTATCCTGAGTGTTGTGGTCTTCCCAGCACCGTTGGGGCCGATAAGGCCGAAGATCTCACCCTCCTCGACCTCCAAGGATATGCCGTTCACGGCCCTCCTCTTAGAGAAATCCTTCACGAGATCCTTGACGAGGATTATTTTCGGCATATGCGGGATTATTGCTCGAGGATGCTATATCGTTATCGGGTTCGGATCCGGAAAGTCATATTTCGTGATCGCTGTCTGCACCGCCCCTCATGCAAGCTCGCTTCAGCTCTTTTTTAATTACAATTGAGAGCAGGTAGATCAGGAAGGTAAAGGCGAAGGCAGGCATCGTTGCGCCGACCTCCGTGAAATTGGACTGGACCCAGAAATAGAAAGCTATTCCTACTACACAGGAGGCTATTGCCGGGACACTCAACCCATGCCAGTACCAATACCGTCCTTTTGGCTCATAAAGTTCATGCGTGTCGTACTTTCTCCTGGATACCACGAAGTAATCCGCGATTACCACCGCGAACATTGGGATGAAGACCGCGCCAATGATGTATAGGAACGAGACAAAAGCGTCCATCCAAGGTATAAAGGCGATCGCCGTTCCCGCAATGCCGGTGATTAGGCTCCCCTGCCACTCCTTGACCTTCGGGAAGATGTTGACCAGGGACATGTTCGCGGAATAGATGTCCAGAAAAGTGGTCGTTATGGTGCCTAGCCAGATTGCCAAGAGAGCGAGTACTCCGAAGGTGACCCCACCGATCTGCGTCACATAAACGGTAGGATCTGTCAACCCAAATGCCAATGCACATGCGAGCCCGGTCACGAAGAACCACGCGTTGACCGACCCTTGCCCTAAAAATGCACCGGCAAATGACCCCTTGACCGTCTTCCCGAATCGCATGTAGTCTGCAGCAAGCGGAGCCCAGGAGAGTGGTATTATGAGTGCCAGGTCAAAGGCTATGCTCGGCGGCATTCCCCCCGCCGGGATCGAAGCAAGCGCGCCAAACCCCTTTTCGCCGAAGACAGCCACGTTCATAATCATCGCTATGACGACGAGTAGTGTAACGGACACCCTGGTGAACCACTTCCAGCCTTCTGCCCTTAAGAGCGCCAGTAACGTACATGCTGCACCGCCTATCATTATCCAGTACGAGAATCCAGTCGCCCCGAAGAGCATCTGACCAATCAGGTCAGCCGCTGACGCATTTATGTAGATCATCCAGGCAGTCCAGCCTATCAGGGTGAGGTAATTGAGGGCGCTCATTATATACGAGCCCCGGATCCCGAAGCTTCCCCTGACAGAGACCATTGAAGGGATCCCTTTCTCCGCACCGATGACTCCTGCTGCCGCGAAGATCGCGCTGCCCACTGCAGATCCTGCAATGATCATCAGGAGCCCTGGCGCCCAACCCACCGGGGCAAGATAGCTCCCGCTGTACCAGACATTGACCACTATAGCAGACCCTGCCCAAATAAGGGTCATGTCTATGAACGAGAGAACTCTGTGCTTTGGCTCAACGGGGTAGATGGCGGATTCGTCGTAGCTCATTCGGTCTCGACCGAGACCTTGATAGGAAGGGATATAAATCTTGCTAAAATTGAGTTATAATTTTTATTACCTGTGCCATGGCAATGAAGAAATGCCATGATGAGCTAATGGTGTGTATCAGAATGACGGTGCATCTCATAAGGATGAAAAACTGCAGACTTATATAATTTAATTTAAAATAGATTAATAGATAAAAATATAAGTCTCTACTTCCAATATTTAACTGGAATAAGTATTTATAGGTGGAATAATTATTAAAAAAATAATTTATATTTATTTTGTTCTTATGATTATTTTAACAGGGATTTTTGTAAATTTAGTGATCACTTCGCCTGTTTCAAGTGAGTTGATGGATCCCGAAAACCAAAGAAGTGCCGTGAGAGTGAATGATTTTGTTAGTCAGTCGAGCAATAGATTGAGTGGTGAAGCTCTAAGCCAGGCAGTGGATAAAGTGCTGTCCGATCCAGAAGTCCTTATTTTGATAGATTATTTAATTCAACAAAACTTCACACTTCAATCTGATAACCCCTCTGGTTTGAGAACTAATGAAGGTTTTAAAATCAGAATGCGATTCAAAACCAATGATGGCACCAATACATGCCGTGATGGAGCCTTCATAATTTATTCTGAAACATCAGGTGAGAAACAAGCTATTGCTATATGGTCAAAAGATGGTCAAGGGTACATGCGTGGATCAAACAATTTAACCATCTCAAGCGGTTGTTATGCGTGTTTGTGCAATTATGAAATTTGGTGTTGTGAATCATGCGGCTCATTCTGGTTACCTCCTTGTGGTGCATTTCCATGTAATTGTTATGTAATGGATTGTGCGAATCCATTCTTCTTAATTTGTTGGTATGGATGTATGGATGGGCAATGTGCTGCCTGTCAGGGGTGTCCATGTTGAAAAACATCGAGAGAAATTATTGGGGAAGATTGGGCGGCTTCTTTAACATTAAAAAATACTTACTAATTACGATAGTTATTGGTTTAACATTTATCGCTTTAAACCAATATTCTATTTTATTTGTTTTGCTAGATATAGAACTAAGTTATTTGTCGCTTTGGATGTTTTTCTATGCATTCATTGTTGGCATTGCCTTGGTGATCGTGGGCTTAACTTTGTACAGTATGAAATACATGGTTAATATTCAATATTTCAAGTCTTTATTATTAATTAGCCTTATTATGTTGACAATTAGCGTTTTCGGGAATGTTTTGATAAACCTATCAAGAGTGCTTAAAATTGCCTATTTGCACTTGCCAGATTCACTTCTTATATCAATTTTAGCAAGAAGTTGGTGGCTTCCAGAAATTATTTGGTTGGTGGGGTTTGCTGGATGGCTCATTCTGTTTTCCGCCAACAGAATTAGGCCAATGGGCTTCAGCGATTCAAATTTGCTACGCGTGGCATTTAATGCCTTGGGCATTGGAGCAGCCATCGTCTTGATATTCTCGATGTTCAGGATTGTATTGCCTTATCTTTCGCCTGAAATGATAGTCTTCCTTTATTCTCCCCTACAATACCTATATGCGCTGATTTACCCTCTCGGCGAGGTTTTGCTCTTCTTTGGATGGGCTGTATTGAGTACAGCATTCTTTCAAAAACCAAAATTCATCATACTGATGATTTACTTGATTTTTATAACCGTCAGTGCGATTGTACTACTGATGCCCATTTAAGAGCACAATTAAGGAAAAAAGACAGGCGACCTATCGTTTCGCCTTCAATAAATCACTAAATAAAGAACAGGATGGTTCTTACTGCAGCATGATCCTCTTCCCAGCACACCCCAGCTCCACTGATTCGCCGAGCTTCACACGCATGTGGCAGACTGCCTCGAGACCTGTGCAGTGGCACGGCACCACCTTCTTCACCCCAATCTCCTTGAGTGCCGCTGCTGTCATCCCGATCTTCTCCTCTCCTGCGTCGTTGAGGTGGAAGCCGCCTATTACTGCGAAGACCTCCTTGATCCCCGTGATCTCTTTCGCGTGGTTCACAGTGTTGATCACCCCGGAGTGGGCGCAGCCCGTCACGACCACCAGCCCCTTTCCTTCTACCGCGGCAACAATACCAATGTCGTCCCTGAAGCTGTCCTTCTCGATCCCGTCCCCCCTGCCTATGAAGAACTCGGTCTCTGGGCGCTCGAACGACTCCCTGCCTATCTCCCCGGTCGTGATGAGCCAGTCCTTGACCTGCTGCGGGGATCCCGAGGCTATTACCGAAACCCCTGCCGCCTCCAAGATCTTTGGGTCGAAGGGCATCCCTATCCTGACCAGGTTCCCCCTAACCCTCTTGAACCTTGGGAGGAATGCGTCGCTGTGCGTGATGACTCTCGAGGGCGCACAGCCAGACTCGATCAGCCTTGGCAGCCCCCCGGAGTGGTCGTAGTGTCCGTGGCTCAGAACCACATCCTCAACCCTCCCAAGCTTCAAAGCCTTCATGTTGTTGATCAGCGGCACCCCTGTTTGCCCTGTGTCGAAGAGTACCCCTTCGCCACCGTGCCGGATCAGCGCGGAGAACCCGTGCTCCCCCAGCATTCCCCTTGCGGCGGGCGAGACCGCGTTGTCGCAGAGTATCGTGATCTCCAGCCCGTCGATCACCCTCAAGCTAGCCAACTATTCATTCCACTCCTGCAAATAACTCCCCGCAGCCCTTCAAAAAGGTGGTGCAGATCTGGGTAAAAAGACCTAAAAGCCTAATATTAAACAATTTAACCGTATCTGCTAAAAAAGTGGTTAGTCATGGATTTAGGTGTCTTTGTTGCGGGAATCGCGCTAGGGCTGTCGTTGGCGGCTCCGCCTGGGCCGATCAACGCGCTGATGGCAGCGCAGGCTATTTCGTCGTCCCGCCTGAACGGCTTCCTTATCGGGCTAGGGGCGATGACCTCAGACGCGACGTTCCTGATGATCACCTACACGCTGAGCGGGCTGCTGATCCTAAATGAAACCACCCGCGGCGCCCTCTCGATGGTAAGCTTCTGCCTTATGCTCTTCCTCGCGTACCTCACTTGGAGGGCTTCCAGGCGGATAGACCTCACTCCTAAGAAGAGCGTGCACATACCTTATCTGACCGGGCTGACCGTGGGGCTGACCAACCCATTCCAGCTCTCCTGGTGGATGAGTGCAGGGCTCTCGCTCATTTCTAGCATCGGGCTGATAATAATAATCGGCTTCTTCACCGGCATACTGATATGGATCACGAGTTTCCCATCCGTACTGAACTGGGCAGGGAAAGGACGCCCGTGGGTCTACAGAGCCGTCATATACTTCTCGATTGGGCTGCTCCTCGCTTTCGCAGCCTGGTTCCTCTACAACGGGGCGGTGCTGTTCGGAATTGTTCCCATTAGACTCTGATCCATCCTATCTTCGGTGTAAGTGGGGATTATCTGCCCCTGAGATGGATCCCGCGCAGGCGCATCGACGGCCCTCCAGTCCAGACGGGAACCCCCTGCTCGGGCTGTCCCTTGCCGCACGTGGCTGCCCTGAATATCAAGTCCCTTCCGACCGCGTCGATGCTCGAGAATATCACCTCAGTCGTCGCCTCTATCACGGGCGCCCTGACCGGATCTCTGACCTCGCCTCCTTCGATCATGTATGCCTCCAAGCCCACGTACCTGTTGTTCCACCTGATGTCGTCGATGTTCCACTCCTGAAAGCTCTTGATGTACACGCCCCTTTCCACTCCCTCGATCATCTCCTCCAGCGTGTGGTCGCCCGGCTCCATGAACGTGTTCGACATCCTCACGATCGGCTCCCTTGCGTAGGACGATGCCCGCATTGCGGCGTTGCTCGACATCCCGAAGTCGTGGGCTGTCTCCCTGCTGTGCAGGAACTCATTCACTCTTCCTTCCCTGATCAGCGCTTTTCTCCTGGCGGGGACCCCCTCGTCGTCGTAGAGGTAGAAGCCGTATGACGTAGGGAGTGTCGGGTCGTCCGAGATGTTCACCACATCGCTCCCGATCTTCCTGCCGAGCATTCTTGGCTTCAAATATGACTCGCCCGCCTGGGCGGCTTCCCTGCCCATGATCCTGTCAGCCTCCTGGGGGTGTCCGCAAGCTTCGTGGGATATTATGCCCGTGACCTCCCCTCCGACCACGATGTCGTACTTCCCTGGGGCAAGCGCTTTCCCCTCCTTCAGCATCCTCGCCATGGCTTCTGCCTCCTCCCTCGCGACCCTCTCAGGGGCTATGGCGCCTGCCCTCTCCCAACCTCCGGATTCGCCGAGCTGGACTATCCTTTGGAGTGACCCCTTGCCGCCCTCGTAGGCAGTGATTATGAAGTAACCTGCGACCCTCGGCACCAGCGACCTCAGCTCG contains:
- a CDS encoding ABC transporter permease; translation: MPSGLRLLVIKEIKDLLRDPKILVGIIIFPALLLPLMGAAISVSTGSTIEKAYGNLSIYVVDDDGGPLSQRLLEYFNANYVEIRQLAGPPESSLGLLSGGDVLLHIPEGFSSNITGGNWSGVVMYINFKDFSMVEFIKSGRVDQILNSFDTELVRQIVSEEVPGKDPNSLLNPIRQDYRSIVKGEAFRLSPAVLQTTVQMQTLMGPIVIMLVLILAMQIAATSIAIEKEAKTLETLLTVPVSRMSILFGKLAGSVTVALMATVANVFAFTYYIGAVLGSTGAATGDLGEAGLKLIPSPEGYLILGLSIFGALISALAIALTLGTLAQDVRGAQSIIGIVIVPVFLPAIFMMMGDLSALPQAMQILLYLIPFTYPALASQALITGNYGMSLIGLVYMAFFTLAMLYIAAKIFSSERIMTARISFKAKKAD
- a CDS encoding FAD/NAD(P)-binding protein, with the translated sequence MKADVNPYVPKSATVVAVKNESLETKTLRLRLYNWKAEFLPGQFVQLLLPGVGEAPFCIASSPSEQKHLDLTIIRRGLVTIASHYMRPGDVVGIRGPFGRPFPVSRMLGKDLLIVGTGIGIAALRSLILFIVEHREEFNEVNLLYGARFPEDLVYRDEMKSWTDKMNLMVTLSKASPEWGGLRGRVTDHLNGVVKGEGQVAILCGSPLVMRSVAGELLGRGIKTDQIFVSLERHMKCGIGKCARCIIPGGWHVCRDGPVFSLDEISLDSIGE
- a CDS encoding LysE family transporter, which codes for MDLGVFVAGIALGLSLAAPPGPINALMAAQAISSSRLNGFLIGLGAMTSDATFLMITYTLSGLLILNETTRGALSMVSFCLMLFLAYLTWRASRRIDLTPKKSVHIPYLTGLTVGLTNPFQLSWWMSAGLSLISSIGLIIIIGFFTGILIWITSFPSVLNWAGKGRPWVYRAVIYFSIGLLLAFAAWFLYNGAVLFGIVPIRL
- a CDS encoding ABC transporter ATP-binding protein, with amino-acid sequence MPKIILVKDLVKDFSKRRAVNGISLEVEEGEIFGLIGPNGAGKTTTLRIIATIIKPTSGQVMVCGKDVVREASEVRRLISYLPEEAGAYQNLTGLEYLKFMASFYYGSEDEVKSALEEGMRISGLGERLKEKSSAYSKGMKRRLQLARALMVKPKLAILDEPTSGLDVTHAFQLRRLIKEYADKNRITVLLSSHNMLEVEKMCDRVAFINEGKVVEIGHPDQLISKYGAETLEEAFMRVVGFA
- a CDS encoding TldD/PmbA family protein; the protein is MDLQWLLDYLIREGAGYAEVRSQRNSGMEVVLKNGAAEPPEYVEAHGIAVRAIVDGALGFASTNILTREGMIEAGSRAVRSAKAMAGSCKKVVLSSEKPARAGWKADHRVLPTSVDPGEVIDLLKAVDASIVGVKGVEFPNRLLVFGGSVEEKEYVNSEGTELRSLVPRVAGYFIITAYEGGKGSLQRIVQLGESGGWERAGAIAPERVAREEAEAMARMLKEGKALAPGKYDIVVGGEVTGIISHEACGHPQEADRIMGREAAQAGESYLKPRMLGRKIGSDVVNISDDPTLPTSYGFYLYDDEGVPARRKALIREGRVNEFLHSRETAHDFGMSSNAAMRASSYAREPIVRMSNTFMEPGDHTLEEMIEGVERGVYIKSFQEWNIDDIRWNNRYVGLEAYMIEGGEVRDPVRAPVIEATTEVIFSSIDAVGRDLIFRAATCGKGQPEQGVPVWTGGPSMRLRGIHLRGR
- a CDS encoding cytosine permease, which codes for MSYDESAIYPVEPKHRVLSFIDMTLIWAGSAIVVNVWYSGSYLAPVGWAPGLLMIIAGSAVGSAIFAAAGVIGAEKGIPSMVSVRGSFGIRGSYIMSALNYLTLIGWTAWMIYINASAADLIGQMLFGATGFSYWIMIGGAACTLLALLRAEGWKWFTRVSVTLLVVIAMIMNVAVFGEKGFGALASIPAGGMPPSIAFDLALIIPLSWAPLAADYMRFGKTVKGSFAGAFLGQGSVNAWFFVTGLACALAFGLTDPTVYVTQIGGVTFGVLALLAIWLGTITTTFLDIYSANMSLVNIFPKVKEWQGSLITGIAGTAIAFIPWMDAFVSFLYIIGAVFIPMFAVVIADYFVVSRRKYDTHELYEPKGRYWYWHGLSVPAIASCVVGIAFYFWVQSNFTEVGATMPAFAFTFLIYLLSIVIKKELKRACMRGGADSDHEI
- a CDS encoding 4Fe-4S dicluster domain-containing protein; translated protein: MKEGDLLRLPSILGEMGYRVIVPTEGNGVTKFADFTSGARMKLDYVRTINSPRDFLLPDGEVLYRYRSTATVTSYGLKIRFPTVEGPCPVTINAEYTAPTERLAFFAIHPCHANSIRYLDRVMLSDPADPYYMARREKMFAAVLECEEGDDYCFCVPAGSWKLEGDHCDILIRRSEDGFLLQPRSEAGERVASRLDMPAEDIPFEERPPKMRGSFSIRASEVEIDRGGVEGLDSCTLCAACTVTCPTCYCSDIEDRFHLVDPSNVERVRRRMSCQRRCYSMIAGGSIFLKTKEERYRWRLKHKFPFSVKAFGIPGCVGCGNCIAFCPAGIDMRRTVGSEQNEG
- a CDS encoding MFS transporter, whose translation is MVNGLSVASNRDFRLMMMSVAVFAMTDGLTYTILQLYLKSVGFTGTNVGRFVLIQGISAALLLLPFGMMSDRMDRRKLVALGVASSSTAVLIVVTAREEPLIMLAASLFGLGSALYSPSLSALISEKVEDSDLEAAYTFQSVLVQAVYGLSAMIGWIPELLAGSGYALPDAYRISIIWLVPMGFAAVFPVLRVNKPKGRTGKGLRISRNPVIIRVTFTQILIGFGAGLSIPMLSYYLSTKFGVESGPIGTVNSIVSFLAIPFFFLAPSLAHRIGSLKAIVVPQVLSIPLMALIPLSPNFGAAAILFVSRQILMNMSSPLLTAFIMRYASPSERATTSALTAIAWRIPNSIAAQIGGSLFDYSLDLPLYATSAIYSVYITVFFILFRRMEKRSP
- a CDS encoding MBL fold metallo-hydrolase encodes the protein MASLRVIDGLEITILCDNAVSPAARGMLGEHGFSALIRHGGEGVLFDTGQTGVPLINNMKALKLGRVEDVVLSHGHYDHSGGLPRLIESGCAPSRVITHSDAFLPRFKRVRGNLVRIGMPFDPKILEAAGVSVIASGSPQQVKDWLITTGEIGRESFERPETEFFIGRGDGIEKDSFRDDIGIVAAVEGKGLVVVTGCAHSGVINTVNHAKEITGIKEVFAVIGGFHLNDAGEEKIGMTAAALKEIGVKKVVPCHCTGLEAVCHMRVKLGESVELGCAGKRIMLQ